From Amphritea atlantica, a single genomic window includes:
- a CDS encoding aromatic-ring-hydroxylating dioxygenase subunit beta, protein MNTEMYLTVSQFYQDYAAAVDQADWPAWIALFADDCVYKIQSRENFDRNLPMAALSLTTKGMLKDRIYGITETIFHDPYLQTHVIAAPRILSQTVTAIESQANYAVYRTKNNGIAELFNVGCYIDRLQMTDAGLRIESRICVFDNDMILNSLIYPI, encoded by the coding sequence ATGAACACCGAGATGTATTTAACCGTTAGCCAGTTTTATCAGGACTATGCCGCAGCAGTGGATCAGGCCGATTGGCCGGCCTGGATCGCTCTGTTTGCCGACGACTGCGTTTATAAAATTCAGTCCCGTGAGAACTTTGATCGGAATCTGCCGATGGCGGCGCTGTCGCTGACCACTAAGGGGATGCTGAAGGATCGTATTTACGGCATCACTGAAACGATCTTTCATGATCCGTATCTGCAGACCCATGTGATTGCAGCACCACGGATTTTGTCTCAGACCGTCACTGCCATCGAATCACAGGCTAATTACGCTGTATATCGCACTAAAAACAACGGTATCGCTGAATTGTTTAATGTTGGGTGTTATATCGATCGCCTGCAGATGACTGACGCCGGTCTCAGGATTGAGTCGCGTATCTGTGTATTTGATAACGACATGATACTGAATTCACTGATTTATCCAATCTGA
- a CDS encoding non-heme iron oxygenase ferredoxin subunit, with translation MSDNWKSAVSVTDIPDDDVIGISIGGHQIALYKYENEIFATDNVCTHGQALLSDGFLEDGEIECPLHQGRFCIKSGKTMCEPLTEDLKTYPARVEENQVYLLLD, from the coding sequence ATGAGTGATAACTGGAAGAGTGCGGTGAGTGTTACTGATATTCCTGATGATGATGTTATTGGCATCAGCATCGGGGGGCATCAGATCGCACTTTATAAATATGAAAATGAGATCTTCGCTACGGATAACGTTTGTACCCATGGTCAGGCGCTGTTGAGTGATGGCTTTCTTGAAGATGGGGAGATCGAATGCCCATTGCATCAGGGGCGATTTTGCATAAAGAGCGGCAAGACGATGTGTGAACCCTTAACCGAAGATCTCAAAACATACCCGGCCCGGGTTGAAGAAAATCAGGTCTATCTGCTGCTCGACTGA
- a CDS encoding LysR family transcriptional regulator, whose amino-acid sequence MNHKALPPLNWLCTFEASARRLNFTHAAQELCLTQGAVSQQMRLLEDHLGVTLFKRLPRGLSLTEEGQSYLPVVQDAISRLAAGTSELFSQSDNPPIKIRGSLSFFIHWLAPRLADFKARHPHIDIRYISNLWVKDIDDEDDLEIRWGNGRWPGLTSSRLTWDELFPVCSPALVARSPITTTADLAAHTLLHVMGYEEGWGYWLSMVGEDRVNPSRGMQFDTLLASLRIAELGQGVALGRSSIVEDLLQEGRLIAPLSQRVEAGESFYLVRRSGIDLSPDPELFSTWLIEEAIRPINTPIPDLQ is encoded by the coding sequence ATGAATCACAAGGCGTTACCTCCGTTAAACTGGCTCTGTACCTTTGAAGCGTCTGCCCGACGTTTGAACTTTACCCATGCCGCTCAGGAGCTCTGCCTGACCCAGGGTGCTGTCAGCCAGCAGATGCGTTTGCTGGAAGATCATCTGGGGGTAACGCTGTTTAAGCGCCTGCCCCGGGGGCTGAGTCTCACCGAAGAGGGACAGTCCTATCTGCCGGTGGTGCAGGATGCTATCTCGCGGCTGGCAGCAGGTACCAGTGAACTGTTTAGTCAGAGTGATAATCCACCCATTAAAATTCGCGGTAGTTTGTCATTTTTCATCCACTGGCTCGCCCCCCGGCTGGCTGACTTCAAAGCGCGCCACCCACATATTGATATTCGTTATATCAGTAATCTCTGGGTCAAAGACATTGATGATGAAGATGATCTCGAAATTCGCTGGGGCAATGGCCGCTGGCCCGGTCTGACAAGCAGCAGGCTGACCTGGGATGAGTTGTTTCCGGTCTGCTCACCGGCGTTAGTTGCCCGCTCCCCGATAACCACAACAGCTGACCTCGCCGCTCATACCCTGTTACATGTCATGGGTTATGAAGAGGGCTGGGGCTATTGGCTATCAATGGTCGGAGAAGACCGGGTAAATCCCTCCCGGGGGATGCAGTTTGATACCCTGTTGGCATCGTTACGTATCGCCGAGTTGGGTCAGGGTGTCGCGCTGGGCCGCTCTTCGATAGTGGAAGATCTGTTGCAGGAGGGACGATTAATCGCCCCTCTGAGCCAGCGGGTTGAAGCCGGGGAGTCATTCTATCTGGTACGTCGTTCGGGTATTGACCTTTCCCCCGACCCCGAACTTTTTTCTACCTGGCTAATTGAAGAGGCTATCCGGCCGATCAATACGCCGATCCCGGATCTCCAATAA
- a CDS encoding TRAP transporter fused permease subunit: MKSALSFRQLVSLSTLRALLSAGIALAAIAFASDSFSRMGIAIYTEQYLAVVLATSLALIFIKPQKDGVKRYSDSLLGAIGFSAGIYLAFEYPVLVERQLDLPLDALIVSTVLFGLVLEGLRRVVGLSLVIVVLLFIGFALLGHNLSGALQTRHLDADRLIVYLGVDTNGMLGLTLGVAATIVIGFILFGQLLLKSGGADFFNDLAMALMGRSKGGSGKIATIASALFGSISGVVVSNIVATGVVTIRMMKQGGFKPHTAAAIETVASTGGQIMPPVMGAVAFLMAEFLQISYSAVVLAALVPAVLYYASLYIQVDLEAAKENIKPIDPELIPTKREVFSQGWVFVIPFAAVILALFSFNQRPETAALWGALGALVVGIMFGYKGKRMKGSDIWASLEETGHSIVDIIMIGAAAGFIIGILNITGLSFGLTYYLVGLGEGNLFLLLLISAIVCIVLGMGMPTVGVYLLLAVLVAPSLIQVGVEPIAAHLFIFYLGMMSMVTPPIAIGAFFAASIAKADPIKTALTSMRLGWTAYIVPFLFVASPSLLLIGEPLDITITIVSVLIGVWAVSVGFAGYLGNRLNTISRLVFIVIGGFYLLPNLGDNTFIIIKLAGLLLLLLLYSVNYCSKKQAALQSQKT; encoded by the coding sequence ATGAAATCGGCACTTTCATTTCGACAACTGGTCAGTCTGTCTACTTTGCGGGCCCTGCTTAGCGCAGGTATCGCTCTGGCTGCCATCGCCTTTGCGTCTGACTCGTTCAGCCGGATGGGTATAGCAATTTACACTGAGCAATATCTTGCTGTGGTGCTGGCAACTAGTCTCGCACTGATATTTATAAAACCACAGAAAGATGGTGTTAAGCGATATTCAGATTCCCTGTTGGGCGCAATTGGCTTCAGCGCCGGCATCTACCTGGCGTTTGAATATCCAGTATTGGTTGAGCGACAGTTGGACCTGCCGTTAGATGCCTTGATTGTCTCTACTGTCCTCTTTGGACTGGTGCTTGAAGGCTTGCGCAGAGTGGTAGGGCTGTCTTTGGTTATCGTCGTCCTGCTCTTTATCGGTTTTGCATTATTGGGGCATAACCTGTCTGGCGCGCTACAAACACGACACCTGGATGCGGATCGCCTGATAGTGTATCTGGGGGTCGACACCAACGGTATGCTGGGGCTGACTCTGGGGGTAGCGGCAACCATCGTGATTGGCTTTATCCTGTTTGGTCAGTTGTTACTGAAGTCAGGCGGCGCAGATTTTTTTAATGATCTGGCGATGGCGCTAATGGGGCGGAGCAAGGGTGGATCGGGTAAAATCGCAACCATCGCTTCGGCTCTGTTTGGTTCAATTTCAGGTGTTGTCGTATCCAATATTGTGGCAACCGGCGTTGTCACCATCCGGATGATGAAGCAGGGTGGCTTTAAGCCACATACGGCTGCGGCGATTGAAACGGTCGCCTCCACTGGCGGGCAGATTATGCCGCCGGTGATGGGGGCGGTTGCTTTCCTGATGGCTGAATTTCTGCAGATCAGTTACAGCGCGGTGGTGCTTGCCGCATTAGTGCCTGCTGTTCTTTATTACGCCTCGCTTTATATACAGGTAGACCTGGAAGCTGCAAAAGAGAATATCAAACCGATCGATCCTGAGCTGATCCCAACTAAAAGAGAGGTTTTCAGTCAAGGCTGGGTGTTTGTTATACCTTTTGCTGCAGTTATTTTGGCGCTGTTCAGTTTTAATCAGCGTCCAGAAACGGCAGCTTTATGGGGAGCATTAGGTGCCTTAGTGGTAGGTATAATGTTTGGATACAAAGGCAAGCGTATGAAGGGCAGTGATATCTGGGCGTCGCTTGAAGAAACCGGCCACTCGATTGTTGATATCATCATGATTGGTGCGGCCGCAGGCTTTATTATCGGTATTCTGAATATTACCGGTCTGAGTTTTGGTTTGACCTACTACCTGGTTGGTTTGGGTGAAGGGAATCTATTCCTGCTACTACTGATCTCGGCAATCGTCTGCATTGTACTTGGCATGGGGATGCCTACTGTCGGTGTCTACCTGCTGCTTGCTGTGCTGGTTGCACCCTCGCTGATACAGGTTGGTGTTGAGCCTATAGCGGCACATCTGTTCATCTTTTATCTGGGGATGATGTCGATGGTGACCCCGCCGATTGCAATTGGTGCATTTTTCGCCGCAAGTATAGCAAAAGCAGATCCGATAAAAACCGCACTCACATCCATGCGTCTCGGCTGGACAGCGTACATCGTGCCTTTCCTCTTCGTCGCTTCGCCGTCGTTGCTGCTCATCGGTGAACCTCTGGATATTACCATCACAATAGTCAGTGTACTAATTGGTGTCTGGGCTGTTTCTGTTGGCTTCGCTGGCTACCTTGGAAATCGGTTGAATACTATCTCCAGATTAGTGTTCATTGTTATTGGTGGTTTCTATCTGTTGCCCAATCTCGGCGATAACACCTTCATCATCATTAAGTTGGCGGGACTATTATTGCTACTGCTGCTTTATTCCGTGAATTACTGCTCGAAGAAGCAGGCTGCACTGCAGTCGCAAAAAACCTGA
- a CDS encoding amino acid ABC transporter ATP-binding protein: protein MIATDVDKIYPNGCHALKKVSLKVEKGEVVVIIGPSGSGKSTFLRTLNQLETISGGSIVVDGFDLTSKHTNINRVREKVGMVFQSFNLFPHKTALGNVMLSPLKVQKKTQPLAEKEGKDLLYKVGLADRMDNYPSHLSGGQQQRVAIARALAMMPDIMLFDEPTSALDPEMVGEVLDVMKSLAADGMTMVVVTHEMGFAREVADRVVFMEEGELVFEEQPERFFNSANARLQRFLGQVL from the coding sequence ATTATCGCCACCGATGTCGACAAGATCTATCCCAATGGCTGTCATGCGCTTAAAAAAGTATCACTGAAGGTGGAGAAAGGTGAGGTAGTGGTGATTATTGGCCCGAGTGGTTCGGGTAAGTCCACTTTTCTGCGCACCCTGAATCAACTGGAAACCATTTCCGGTGGTTCGATTGTGGTGGATGGTTTTGATCTGACCAGTAAGCATACCAATATCAACCGGGTGCGTGAAAAGGTCGGCATGGTATTTCAGTCGTTTAATCTGTTCCCGCATAAGACTGCTCTGGGTAATGTGATGCTGTCGCCCCTCAAGGTTCAGAAAAAAACTCAGCCGCTCGCCGAAAAGGAGGGTAAGGATCTGCTGTATAAGGTCGGTCTGGCCGATCGCATGGATAACTATCCTTCTCATCTGTCGGGTGGTCAGCAGCAGCGCGTCGCGATCGCCCGGGCGTTGGCGATGATGCCGGATATTATGCTGTTTGATGAACCCACCAGCGCGCTTGATCCGGAAATGGTGGGTGAGGTTCTCGATGTCATGAAGAGCCTTGCCGCAGATGGCATGACCATGGTAGTAGTAACCCATGAAATGGGCTTTGCCCGGGAGGTAGCGGATCGCGTGGTGTTTATGGAAGAGGGAGAGCTGGTGTTCGAGGAACAGCCAGAACGCTTCTTTAACTCCGCTAATGCACGCTTGCAGCGCTTTCTGGGTCAGGTTCTCTGA
- a CDS encoding TAXI family TRAP transporter solute-binding subunit codes for MKKLLIPLVAACTVTLCSVTASAQMLSIASPPQGSVWNTMSNSIANVARSETGQNVIVQPYSGNRAMMDAVDQGLAEFAINDVNDVIVAVSGEGDYAGGRKRQNLRIALRISPQPIGIFVRKDSGINRIEDLAGKKVAAGWNAFPIGRSHMSAMLATGGLTWDDVDQVPVPDLIRAADNLSSGRIDATYFAIGGPKVAEVNAAVGGVKFLPLNNDEKAKQAMLKIRPAFYFSDVKPAPHLVGIEEPIAMLTWDNVLVVNAEVSDDDVYKLVGSILGNKEALVKLFPVFRGMNVSAANKAYPGVEYHPGALRYLKEHGLWQE; via the coding sequence ATGAAAAAGTTACTAATACCACTGGTTGCTGCCTGCACCGTGACACTCTGTTCGGTCACTGCATCTGCTCAAATGCTGTCCATTGCCTCTCCGCCGCAGGGTTCCGTGTGGAATACCATGAGCAACTCCATTGCCAATGTAGCCCGGTCAGAGACAGGGCAGAATGTCATAGTGCAACCCTACAGCGGTAATCGCGCCATGATGGATGCGGTTGATCAGGGGCTGGCTGAGTTTGCCATAAACGACGTTAACGATGTCATCGTTGCCGTATCGGGTGAAGGGGATTACGCAGGAGGCCGTAAGCGTCAGAATCTGCGTATTGCTTTACGCATCAGCCCACAACCGATTGGTATCTTTGTTCGAAAGGATTCCGGGATTAATCGCATCGAAGATCTGGCGGGTAAAAAAGTCGCTGCCGGATGGAATGCGTTTCCAATTGGGCGTTCACATATGAGCGCTATGCTGGCTACCGGAGGCCTGACCTGGGATGACGTTGATCAGGTACCGGTTCCCGATCTTATCAGGGCTGCAGATAATCTTTCGTCCGGGCGTATTGATGCCACTTATTTTGCCATTGGAGGACCTAAAGTGGCTGAAGTTAATGCTGCCGTGGGTGGGGTGAAGTTTCTTCCCCTGAACAACGATGAAAAGGCGAAACAAGCGATGTTGAAAATACGTCCTGCTTTCTACTTCTCAGACGTTAAACCTGCGCCACATCTGGTGGGTATTGAAGAGCCGATAGCGATGCTGACCTGGGATAATGTACTGGTGGTTAATGCAGAGGTATCTGATGACGACGTTTATAAGTTAGTCGGGTCTATTCTGGGCAATAAGGAAGCACTAGTGAAGCTGTTTCCGGTTTTTCGTGGAATGAATGTCAGTGCTGCTAACAAGGCTTATCCGGGTGTTGAGTATCACCCTGGTGCCCTGCGTTATTTGAAGGAACATGGTCTATGGCAGGAATAA
- a CDS encoding LysR family transcriptional regulator, translating into MIRLQDIDLNLLIVFQLMYRERKTGLVAEQLGLTQPAISNALARLRVALGDELFERTARGMRPTPFADNIAESIGYALSTLQDGINYQERFDPLSSDRSFCVSMTDLGEIYMLPTLMAYLSVHAPNISISTVRDTGRSLKEDLETGSVDLAIGLIPQLEAGFYQRRLFDQDYVCLMRKNHPMAEGELTLERFSQAEQIIIDAQDTGHGKVEKILVRSGVNRISRLKLPHFISAPYIVAETDLIATVTEKLALQTADKLGLVIRPHPVDIPPAQINTFWHRRFHQDTGNIWFRNLIFELFSE; encoded by the coding sequence ATGATAAGACTTCAGGATATCGACCTGAATCTGCTGATTGTTTTTCAATTAATGTATCGGGAACGCAAGACCGGCCTGGTGGCAGAGCAACTGGGACTAACCCAGCCAGCTATCAGTAATGCACTAGCCAGACTGCGCGTTGCTCTTGGAGATGAGCTTTTTGAACGCACCGCCCGTGGGATGCGCCCAACCCCTTTTGCAGATAATATTGCGGAATCAATAGGCTATGCGCTAAGCACACTGCAGGACGGCATTAATTATCAGGAACGCTTTGACCCCCTTTCAAGTGACCGATCCTTCTGCGTCAGCATGACCGACCTGGGTGAGATCTATATGCTCCCCACGTTAATGGCTTATCTTTCTGTACATGCACCGAACATCTCAATCAGTACTGTAAGAGACACCGGGCGTTCACTCAAAGAGGATTTAGAGACAGGTAGCGTCGATCTGGCTATCGGCTTAATACCTCAGCTGGAAGCGGGTTTTTATCAACGTCGTTTGTTTGATCAGGACTATGTCTGTCTGATGCGCAAAAATCATCCTATGGCTGAGGGAGAACTGACGCTGGAACGTTTCTCTCAGGCAGAGCAGATCATCATCGATGCTCAGGACACGGGACATGGAAAAGTAGAAAAAATTCTGGTGCGTAGCGGCGTCAATCGGATATCAAGACTCAAACTGCCCCATTTTATCTCCGCTCCATACATCGTTGCTGAAACGGACCTGATTGCCACTGTCACGGAAAAACTGGCACTGCAAACTGCAGACAAGTTGGGGCTGGTAATTCGACCTCATCCGGTTGATATTCCACCGGCACAGATAAACACCTTCTGGCACCGTCGCTTCCATCAGGACACGGGCAACATCTGGTTTCGAAACCTGATCTTCGAGCTATTCTCAGAATAA
- a CDS encoding aromatic ring-hydroxylating dioxygenase subunit alpha yields the protein MNQENMIPIKPVWGFDDTSRIPFEAYTRDDIHQQELDKLFYNNHWCYVGLEVEIPENGDFKRTVVGERSVIMVRGKDDDIYVVENVCAHRGMRFCREKHGNAKSFTCPYHQWNYDTEGNLQGVPFRRGVRQDGEVKGGMPKDFKPADHGLTKLRVARRGGVVFASFDYDVESFEDYVGPEMLEYFDRMFNGRKLTLLGYNKQRIPGNWKLMMENIKDPYHPGLLHTWFVTFGLWRADNRSELKMDKHFRHAAMISTRGAGGKDAQTTNVSSFKDSMQLNDPSFLDVEVEPWWNGPTAVMMTLFPSVILQQQVNSVSTRHIQPNGHGSFDFVWTHFGYEDDSPELTERRLRQANLFGPAGFVSADDGEVIEFSQEGFEQKPSHHSIAMLGGREIEDTDHMVSETLIRGMYKYWRKMMGI from the coding sequence ATGAATCAGGAAAACATGATTCCGATTAAACCAGTCTGGGGGTTTGATGATACCAGTCGAATCCCTTTCGAAGCCTATACCCGTGATGATATTCACCAGCAGGAACTCGATAAACTCTTCTATAACAACCACTGGTGCTATGTCGGACTTGAAGTTGAAATTCCGGAAAATGGCGATTTTAAGCGGACCGTTGTCGGTGAGCGATCAGTCATTATGGTGCGCGGTAAAGACGACGATATCTATGTCGTAGAAAACGTTTGTGCTCACAGAGGCATGCGTTTCTGTCGTGAAAAGCATGGTAATGCGAAGAGCTTTACCTGCCCTTATCATCAGTGGAACTACGATACCGAAGGTAATTTGCAGGGCGTACCTTTCCGACGTGGGGTCAGACAGGACGGTGAAGTTAAAGGCGGAATGCCTAAGGACTTCAAACCAGCCGATCATGGTCTGACGAAGCTGCGGGTTGCCCGGAGAGGCGGCGTTGTTTTTGCCAGCTTTGATTATGATGTCGAATCTTTTGAAGATTACGTTGGTCCGGAGATGTTGGAGTATTTTGATCGGATGTTTAACGGTCGGAAACTGACACTACTGGGCTATAACAAGCAGCGTATTCCGGGTAACTGGAAGCTGATGATGGAAAATATAAAAGACCCCTATCACCCCGGCTTATTACATACCTGGTTTGTCACTTTTGGTCTCTGGCGCGCAGATAACCGTTCTGAACTAAAGATGGATAAGCACTTCCGTCACGCAGCGATGATCTCTACACGGGGAGCTGGCGGCAAAGATGCTCAGACGACTAACGTCTCCAGCTTTAAAGACTCGATGCAGCTTAATGATCCAAGTTTTCTGGATGTCGAAGTAGAGCCCTGGTGGAACGGACCAACGGCGGTGATGATGACGCTGTTTCCCAGTGTCATTCTGCAACAACAGGTAAACAGCGTCAGTACCCGTCATATCCAACCCAACGGTCATGGTTCATTTGATTTCGTCTGGACTCACTTTGGTTATGAAGATGACAGTCCTGAACTGACAGAGCGCCGCCTGCGTCAGGCGAACCTGTTTGGCCCGGCGGGATTTGTCTCAGCAGACGATGGTGAAGTGATTGAGTTCTCTCAGGAAGGCTTTGAACAGAAACCGTCACATCATTCAATCGCAATGCTGGGTGGTCGCGAAATCGAAGATACGGATCATATGGTCTCGGAAACACTGATTCGCGGCATGTATAAATACTGGCGCAAGATGATGGGGATTTAA
- a CDS encoding 2Fe-2S iron-sulfur cluster binding domain-containing protein: MDILVKPINKAISVSSNSTLLDAFITNEVPISYSCMSGRCGTCRCKVVEGEVTGPSAADGRLARQGQFVLACQSHIESDCIIEIPEPDEIIIYPTKTLKATVTHYESLSFDVRRLRLKTNKPFDYAPGQFVNLTFWREDGTRSYSMAGVRKDNELEFHIRVVPDGRVTSRLDETLKVGSSVKLNGPLGASYLRTTHEGPMLCVATGTGLAPVLSIIRGALESGMPNPIHLLFGARTQADLYGIDLLEQLSSGYENFEYTLTLDHTTESKGYFRGLVTDAITELFPDLRDWRIYLAGAPAMVEAASIACTLRQANIEHIYADAFYPSGV, encoded by the coding sequence ATGGATATTCTAGTAAAACCTATTAACAAGGCTATCTCTGTTTCGTCAAATAGCACACTGCTTGATGCCTTTATCACAAACGAAGTGCCAATCTCCTATAGCTGCATGTCAGGCCGCTGTGGTACCTGTCGCTGCAAGGTTGTGGAAGGAGAGGTGACCGGACCTTCTGCGGCTGATGGTCGTCTGGCGAGACAAGGGCAGTTTGTTCTGGCCTGTCAGAGTCATATTGAAAGCGACTGTATTATTGAGATCCCTGAGCCTGATGAGATCATTATCTATCCGACTAAAACATTGAAAGCCACGGTGACCCATTATGAATCACTATCGTTCGATGTCCGTCGGTTACGTTTAAAAACGAATAAACCTTTTGACTACGCGCCCGGACAGTTCGTCAATCTCACCTTCTGGCGCGAGGACGGTACCCGTTCCTATTCCATGGCCGGAGTTCGGAAGGATAACGAGCTGGAATTTCATATCCGGGTGGTTCCGGATGGACGGGTGACCTCCAGGCTTGATGAGACTTTAAAGGTTGGCAGCTCAGTTAAACTCAACGGTCCTCTGGGCGCTTCCTATCTTCGTACTACTCATGAAGGTCCTATGTTGTGTGTTGCCACCGGAACCGGCCTTGCGCCAGTGCTTTCCATTATTCGCGGCGCTCTTGAGTCGGGCATGCCTAACCCTATCCATCTTCTATTTGGCGCACGTACTCAGGCCGACCTATATGGAATCGATTTGCTTGAGCAGTTGAGTAGTGGCTACGAAAACTTTGAATACACACTGACACTGGATCACACCACCGAAAGTAAAGGTTACTTTCGGGGCCTGGTGACCGATGCGATCACGGAACTGTTCCCTGATCTCCGCGACTGGCGTATCTACCTGGCAGGAGCTCCTGCCATGGTTGAAGCTGCTTCTATTGCCTGCACATTGCGTCAGGCCAATATTGAACATATCTATGCGGATGCATTTTACCCAAGTGGAGTTTAG
- a CDS encoding amino acid ABC transporter permease encodes MQTQSNQLFWKAVFILIMLGLGVGIYVSSKSIDYTWRWERIPQYLISMEPLEIRAPFDGSVSQADTKHQRITVESDYGDDPFIVEKFDDLNVSEGDTVFEGDIIARQEHWNLGPLSWGLIMTLKLSVVSLVFAMLIGLFAGLARISSNPALRYLSVTYIELIRGTPLLVQIFIFYFFIGTVLDLDRFTAGVAALAVFTGAYIAEIVRSGIQSINPGQMEAARSLGMNYVQAMIYVILPQAFKRTLPPMAGQFINLIKDSSLVSVISITDLTKAGREVVSSTFAPFEVWFAVALLYLVLTGGLSWAIQKLEKRLSASD; translated from the coding sequence ATGCAAACGCAATCTAACCAGCTTTTTTGGAAAGCGGTTTTTATTCTGATTATGCTTGGTTTAGGCGTTGGCATCTATGTGTCCAGTAAGTCCATCGATTATACCTGGCGGTGGGAGCGTATTCCCCAGTATCTAATCAGTATGGAACCGCTGGAGATTCGTGCCCCGTTTGATGGCAGTGTCTCCCAGGCGGATACGAAGCACCAACGCATTACCGTTGAATCGGATTATGGTGATGATCCTTTTATTGTTGAAAAATTCGATGATCTGAACGTCAGTGAAGGTGATACTGTATTTGAAGGCGATATCATAGCCCGGCAGGAACACTGGAATCTGGGGCCGCTCTCATGGGGGCTGATCATGACCCTCAAACTGTCTGTAGTCTCTTTGGTCTTTGCAATGCTTATCGGCCTGTTTGCAGGGCTGGCACGTATTTCATCCAACCCTGCACTGCGTTACCTGTCAGTCACGTATATCGAGTTGATTCGTGGCACACCTTTGCTGGTACAGATTTTTATTTTCTATTTCTTTATCGGTACCGTTCTGGATCTGGACCGGTTTACTGCTGGGGTTGCCGCGCTGGCGGTGTTTACCGGTGCTTATATTGCTGAGATTGTGCGCTCCGGTATTCAGTCGATTAATCCAGGGCAGATGGAAGCTGCCCGCAGCCTGGGCATGAACTATGTGCAGGCGATGATCTACGTGATTTTGCCTCAGGCATTCAAGCGCACACTGCCGCCAATGGCGGGACAGTTTATCAACCTGATAAAAGACTCCTCGCTGGTGTCCGTTATCTCTATAACCGATCTGACTAAAGCGGGACGTGAAGTTGTCAGTTCAACTTTCGCTCCATTTGAAGTCTGGTTTGCTGTCGCGTTGTTATATCTGGTGCTGACAGGAGGACTGTCATGGGCAATTCAAAAGCTGGAAAAGAGGTTGTCTGCCAGTGACTAA